Proteins from a genomic interval of Staphylococcus debuckii:
- a CDS encoding ASCH domain-containing protein, with protein sequence MTIEEYWKTFVSCQPEYQNVSYTAWQFGVDPSNLADLVKRGIKTATTSGLAFYSAEQEPLPKVGDLSMVLDAQDNPICIIKNTKVYQVPFSEVSEMHAYKEGEGDRTLSYWGTVHTDFFEKEFSSIKQSFSEKEIMVCEEFECIHTF encoded by the coding sequence ATGACTATTGAAGAATACTGGAAAACATTTGTATCATGCCAACCTGAGTATCAAAATGTATCTTATACAGCATGGCAATTTGGAGTGGATCCAAGTAATCTTGCAGATTTAGTTAAACGAGGTATTAAAACTGCTACAACAAGTGGTTTAGCTTTTTATTCAGCAGAACAAGAACCGTTGCCAAAAGTTGGCGATTTGAGCATGGTTCTAGATGCACAAGACAATCCTATCTGTATTATTAAAAACACCAAAGTATATCAAGTTCCCTTCTCTGAAGTATCAGAAATGCATGCCTACAAGGAAGGCGAAGGAGACCGCACATTAAGTTATTGGGGAACTGTTCATACGGACTTTTTCGAAAAAGAATTCAGCTCAATCAAACAGTCTTTTTCTGAAAAAGAAATAATGGTCTGTGAAGAATTTGAATGTATACATACGTTTTAA
- a CDS encoding GNAT family N-acetyltransferase, translating into MITLIPYQSSYDSQLNHYSIADEESDFALTPLKAIKDLADKEEAVLVFSDHTLAGFFRLNFNDERYGLTHNPHSVLLKSFSVTENMQGQKIAQQTLAELPHYIQAHYSDAINEIVLSVNFRNPKAKYIYEKCGFVDTGKVIGGSAGNQYVMSLNVK; encoded by the coding sequence ATGATTACACTTATACCTTACCAATCCAGCTATGATTCACAGCTTAATCACTATTCGATTGCAGATGAAGAAAGCGACTTTGCACTGACTCCTTTAAAGGCTATAAAGGATTTAGCAGATAAGGAAGAAGCTGTACTCGTTTTTTCAGATCATACACTTGCTGGATTTTTTAGATTAAATTTTAATGATGAACGTTACGGACTTACACATAACCCCCATTCCGTTCTCTTAAAGTCTTTTTCCGTAACTGAAAACATGCAAGGGCAGAAAATAGCACAACAGACTTTGGCCGAATTACCTCACTATATTCAGGCTCACTATTCAGATGCTATCAATGAAATTGTACTATCTGTAAATTTCAGAAATCCTAAAGCAAAATATATATACGAAAAATGTGGCTTTGTAGATACAGGAAAAGTTATCGGAGGTAGTGCCGGGAATCAATACGTCATGTCGCTTAACGTGAAATGA
- the pdxT gene encoding pyridoxal 5'-phosphate synthase glutaminase subunit PdxT: MKIGVLALQGAVREHLRHIELSGHEGVSVKRVEQLEEIDGLILPGGESTTLRRLMNLYGFKEALVNSDLPMFGTCAGLIVLAQDIVGEEGYLQKLDITVERNSFGRQVDSFEAELDINGIADDIEAVFIRAPHIEKVNSDNVEILSTVDDKIVAVREGNYLGVSFHPELTDDYRVTQYFIDHIVAEYKHGSGTEIICD; the protein is encoded by the coding sequence ATGAAAATCGGTGTACTCGCTTTGCAAGGCGCAGTGAGAGAACATTTGCGTCATATTGAATTGAGCGGACATGAAGGTGTCAGTGTAAAACGTGTTGAACAATTAGAGGAAATTGACGGCTTGATTCTGCCTGGTGGTGAATCAACGACATTACGTCGTTTGATGAACTTATACGGTTTTAAAGAAGCATTGGTAAATTCGGATTTGCCGATGTTCGGAACATGCGCAGGTTTAATCGTCTTAGCCCAAGATATCGTAGGTGAAGAAGGCTATTTACAAAAACTAGATATTACGGTGGAACGTAATTCGTTTGGCCGTCAAGTTGACAGTTTTGAAGCGGAATTAGACATTAATGGTATTGCGGATGATATAGAAGCTGTCTTTATCAGAGCGCCGCATATTGAAAAAGTAAACAGTGACAACGTGGAAATTTTAAGTACGGTAGATGATAAAATTGTAGCAGTGAGAGAAGGTAACTATTTAGGTGTTTCATTCCATCCTGAATTAACAGATGATTACCGTGTGACGCAATATTTCATTGATCATATTGTTGCAGAATATAAACATGGGAGCGGGACAGAAATAATTTGTGATTAA
- a CDS encoding GNAT family N-acetyltransferase, translated as MDLNQIQIDKFQESDTQTVVELIIHTLRTTNIQDEPAEDIESYVKDITPESIQYKAENVNFYVFKFNNELIATGAIGPYYGSKTELCFFSIFVSPDYQKHGIGTLIMDTLEDDYYYHRAERLEIPASITGVNFYRKRGYDYKNGIKEPDDVGLIFLEKFKKASTL; from the coding sequence ATGGATTTAAATCAGATTCAAATCGATAAGTTTCAAGAATCAGATACACAAACTGTCGTAGAGCTTATTATTCATACCCTTAGAACGACTAACATCCAAGATGAACCTGCAGAAGATATCGAAAGTTACGTTAAAGATATTACACCTGAAAGTATTCAATACAAAGCTGAAAATGTTAATTTCTATGTTTTCAAATTCAATAATGAACTGATTGCGACAGGAGCAATCGGTCCTTATTACGGCAGCAAAACTGAATTGTGTTTTTTCTCCATCTTCGTCTCACCAGATTATCAAAAACATGGTATCGGTACATTAATTATGGATACATTAGAAGATGATTACTATTACCATCGTGCTGAGCGTTTAGAAATTCCCGCTTCTATCACCGGTGTTAATTTCTATCGTAAACGCGGCTATGACTATAAGAATGGTATTAAAGAGCCTGACGATGTTGGTTTGATTTTTCTAGAAAAGTTTAAAAAAGCGAGCACTCTATAA
- a CDS encoding NupC/NupG family nucleoside CNT transporter, which yields MHIIIALIGIIFFLALAFVFSSDKKNVKWKYVGILLVIQFVFAFLLLKTNIGITVIGGIANGFSYLLAKAADGVNFVFGGFKYVDPKNPPFFFSVLLPIVFISAIIGILQYTKILPLVINVLGFLISKINGMGRLESYNAVAAAILGQSEVFISLKKQLPYIPKQRLYTLTASAMSTVSASIVGAYFTLLEPKYVVTAIVLNLFGGFIIASIINPYTVDEKDDKLLVEETENKQSFFEMLGEYILDGFKVAVIVGAMLIGYIAIIALLNGIVSGIFTMVSGGHIKWDFQTLIGFVFAPFAFLTGVPWHEAVKSGSLMATKLLSNEFVAMQGLGKMHGLSDRAIGITSVFLVSFANFSSIGIISGAIKSLNNEKGDVVARFGLKLLFGATLVSFISAAIAGFFM from the coding sequence ATGCATATCATTATTGCTTTAATAGGGATTATTTTCTTTTTAGCACTTGCATTTGTTTTTAGCTCAGATAAGAAAAATGTCAAATGGAAATATGTCGGCATTCTGCTTGTTATCCAATTCGTCTTCGCCTTCCTACTATTAAAAACTAATATAGGAATCACGGTTATTGGCGGCATTGCAAACGGCTTCTCTTACCTGTTGGCTAAAGCAGCTGATGGAGTAAACTTCGTATTCGGAGGATTTAAATACGTGGATCCTAAAAATCCGCCATTCTTCTTCAGCGTATTATTACCGATTGTTTTTATCTCAGCTATTATCGGGATTTTACAATATACTAAAATCTTGCCGTTGGTAATTAATGTCTTAGGATTTTTAATTTCCAAAATCAACGGTATGGGACGTTTAGAATCATATAACGCAGTTGCTGCGGCTATTTTAGGACAATCCGAAGTGTTTATCTCATTAAAAAAACAACTTCCTTACATACCTAAGCAACGTTTATACACACTCACAGCTTCAGCAATGTCCACAGTGTCCGCTTCAATTGTCGGCGCTTACTTTACATTGCTCGAACCTAAATATGTCGTAACAGCTATCGTATTAAACTTATTTGGCGGTTTTATTATCGCTTCTATCATCAATCCTTATACAGTGGATGAAAAAGATGACAAGTTATTAGTAGAAGAAACTGAAAACAAACAATCCTTCTTTGAAATGTTGGGAGAATATATCTTAGATGGATTTAAAGTTGCGGTCATCGTAGGGGCGATGTTAATCGGTTATATCGCAATCATTGCATTGTTAAATGGTATCGTCAGCGGAATCTTCACGATGGTTTCAGGCGGACATATTAAATGGGATTTCCAAACATTAATTGGATTTGTCTTCGCACCATTTGCATTCTTAACAGGTGTACCTTGGCATGAAGCAGTAAAATCTGGTTCATTGATGGCAACTAAGTTACTTTCCAACGAATTCGTTGCTATGCAAGGTCTAGGAAAAATGCACGGCTTATCGGACCGCGCAATCGGTATTACTTCCGTATTCTTAGTATCATTTGCGAACTTCAGTTCCATCGGTATTATCTCAGGTGCAATCAAATCATTAAATAATGAAAAAGGTGACGTGGTTGCACGTTTCGGACTTAAATTATTATTCGGTGCAACATTAGTGTCATTCATTTCTGCAGCAATCGCAGGATTCTTCATGTAA
- the pdxS gene encoding pyridoxal 5'-phosphate synthase lyase subunit PdxS, giving the protein MSKQVGSDRVKRGMAEMQKGGVIMDVVNAEQAKIAEEAGAVAVMALERVPSDIRAAGGVARACNPKIVQEVMDAVSIPVMAKCRIGHITEARVLEAMGVDYIDESEVLTPADEEYHLLKSDYTVPFVCGCRNLGEAARRIGEGAAMLRTKGEPGTGNIVEAVRHMRQVNSEVAKLTVMPDDEIMTFAKEIGAPFEVLKSIKDNGRLPVVNFAAGGVATPQDAALMMQLGADGVFVGSGIFKSDDPEKFAKAIVQATTHYTDYELIGKLAQELGEAMRGLDVNQLSLEERMQERGW; this is encoded by the coding sequence ATGTCTAAACAAGTAGGTTCAGATCGAGTTAAACGTGGAATGGCTGAGATGCAAAAGGGCGGCGTTATTATGGACGTTGTCAATGCAGAACAAGCTAAAATTGCAGAAGAAGCGGGAGCTGTAGCGGTTATGGCTTTAGAACGTGTGCCTTCTGACATCAGAGCAGCTGGTGGGGTGGCACGTGCTTGTAATCCTAAGATTGTTCAAGAAGTAATGGACGCGGTTTCAATTCCGGTTATGGCAAAATGCCGTATTGGCCATATTACTGAAGCGCGTGTGCTTGAAGCGATGGGCGTTGACTATATTGATGAATCTGAAGTATTAACTCCAGCAGATGAAGAGTATCATTTATTGAAAAGCGATTATACTGTACCATTCGTATGCGGATGCCGTAATTTAGGCGAAGCTGCACGTCGTATTGGCGAAGGTGCTGCGATGTTGCGTACAAAAGGGGAACCTGGAACAGGTAATATCGTAGAGGCAGTGCGTCATATGCGTCAAGTGAATTCTGAAGTGGCGAAATTAACTGTAATGCCGGATGATGAAATCATGACGTTTGCGAAAGAAATCGGTGCGCCATTTGAAGTATTGAAATCTATTAAAGATAACGGCCGTTTACCTGTTGTTAACTTTGCAGCTGGCGGTGTAGCTACACCTCAAGATGCTGCTTTAATGATGCAACTAGGCGCAGACGGTGTATTCGTAGGTTCAGGTATCTTTAAATCTGATGATCCTGAAAAATTTGCGAAAGCGATTGTTCAAGCAACAACACATTACACTGATTACGAATTAATCGGTAAACTTGCTCAAGAATTAGGCGAAGCAATGAGAGGCTTAGATGTTAATCAATTGTCATTAGAAGAACGTATGCAAGAGCGTGGCTGGTAA
- a CDS encoding MFS transporter yields the protein MKKYPIAIWMLAIGAFAIGMTEFVIMGLLPNIARDFHVSVSQAGQLITGYALGVAIGGPILVMLTIKLNRKYLLILLMIIFMIGNIAASLSPTYSFMMTSRIITSLAHGSFFGIGSILAASMVQPAYRASAMALMFMGLSLSNILGVPFGTLIGQNFGWAMTFVIIAIIGGLALIGIIIFVPNHKETQKSSVMNELKILKEKQLWLTLAITLFGFSSVFAYFTYISSILVDVSHIKENLISYMLIIFGIGVTLGNVIGGKLADWNLNKALKIIFSTFIIYFVLLYFIQMNGILMVVGIFLFGVIGFSMSPSLQFKSTLISQDAPTLASTLNQSAFNLGNALGAFVGGLVVTNLPLASLSLVAPLLTLIGLVFLLISIYVEKQNKTAFH from the coding sequence ATGAAGAAATACCCTATCGCAATATGGATGTTAGCAATCGGTGCATTTGCGATCGGCATGACAGAATTTGTAATCATGGGATTACTTCCTAATATCGCTCGAGATTTTCATGTCTCTGTCAGCCAAGCAGGACAATTAATCACGGGTTATGCATTAGGTGTAGCAATAGGCGGACCTATTTTGGTCATGCTTACTATTAAATTGAACAGAAAGTATCTGTTAATCTTGCTCATGATTATCTTTATGATAGGTAATATTGCCGCATCATTAAGTCCAACTTACAGCTTTATGATGACCAGCAGAATCATCACCTCTCTGGCACATGGTTCATTCTTTGGAATTGGCTCAATTTTGGCTGCTAGTATGGTTCAGCCTGCTTATAGAGCAAGTGCTATGGCATTAATGTTTATGGGACTTTCTCTCAGTAATATACTAGGCGTTCCTTTTGGTACATTGATCGGTCAAAACTTCGGTTGGGCTATGACATTCGTCATCATTGCTATCATAGGCGGACTGGCATTAATCGGAATCATTATCTTTGTACCTAATCATAAGGAAACACAGAAATCTTCTGTAATGAACGAACTGAAAATCTTGAAAGAAAAACAATTATGGCTGACTTTAGCTATAACACTATTTGGATTCAGCAGTGTATTTGCTTATTTTACTTATATTTCTTCTATCCTAGTAGATGTTTCTCATATCAAAGAAAATTTAATTTCTTATATGCTTATCATCTTTGGAATAGGTGTCACATTAGGTAATGTAATCGGCGGTAAATTAGCTGATTGGAATCTAAACAAAGCACTCAAAATTATTTTTTCTACTTTTATCATTTACTTTGTATTATTGTATTTCATACAAATGAATGGAATACTCATGGTAGTAGGTATTTTCTTATTTGGAGTTATCGGCTTCAGTATGAGTCCTTCACTTCAATTTAAAAGTACCTTGATTTCTCAGGATGCTCCTACATTAGCGAGTACCTTGAATCAATCAGCATTTAACTTAGGAAATGCTTTAGGCGCATTTGTTGGCGGATTAGTAGTAACAAACTTGCCATTAGCCTCTTTAAGCTTAGTAGCCCCGTTACTCACATTAATCGGCCTCGTATTTCTACTCATTTCCATCTATGTAGAAAAGCAAAATAAAACTGCATTTCATTAA
- a CDS encoding PLP-dependent aminotransferase family protein encodes MSQPLYMQLYQTLKEQIIEGQYQSGDRFPSKRRLAEHHSLSNTTIEHAYQYLLDEGYIYSKPRSGYYVSDIESLPIVTKETAASFQEKEILEEQQTRYQFDLARIDTEHFPWQQFRKYARDVFDQSMADILQPGMQQGEYKLRQAIAHYLFNSRGVSCHPDQIIIGSSTEQLINQVTDILTDRSYIIEYPSYPPIKQVLDKKGLNYKRVPVKKSGIDMKEIQNSKREVVYVTPSHQFPTGYVMNLKVRTQLINWAQQHPERYIIEDDYDSEFRYFSKPIPALQSLDTTGKVIYISTFSKSLFPSCRIAFMVLPEDLMERYHHLPDKEGTTVPAPMQYMIAEFMEKGSFERHLNKMRKVYRYKLTYILDALAPYKDQLHIEGATTGMHFTLTVQNGLSLKDILNRAQKNHVKLTPLNRYMKKNSRNKYIPKFIIGFGGIKDEELKAHTEALLKTLTI; translated from the coding sequence ATGTCTCAACCACTTTATATGCAGCTTTACCAAACCTTGAAAGAACAAATTATCGAAGGCCAATATCAATCCGGCGACCGCTTTCCATCCAAACGCCGTCTAGCCGAACACCATTCACTCAGCAACACCACAATCGAGCACGCGTACCAGTACTTACTAGATGAAGGCTATATCTACTCCAAACCCCGCTCAGGCTACTACGTTTCCGATATCGAGTCCCTTCCAATAGTGACCAAAGAAACTGCAGCTTCCTTCCAGGAAAAAGAAATCCTTGAAGAGCAGCAGACCCGCTATCAATTTGATCTTGCCCGTATTGATACCGAACACTTTCCGTGGCAGCAATTTCGCAAATATGCCAGAGATGTCTTCGATCAATCAATGGCCGACATCTTACAGCCAGGCATGCAACAAGGCGAATACAAATTGCGCCAAGCCATAGCGCATTACCTTTTCAATAGCAGAGGCGTCAGTTGCCATCCAGATCAAATTATTATTGGTTCTTCAACAGAACAATTAATCAATCAAGTCACTGATATTTTAACAGACCGTTCTTATATTATTGAATATCCAAGCTATCCGCCAATCAAGCAGGTATTAGATAAGAAGGGATTAAATTATAAAAGAGTCCCCGTTAAAAAAAGCGGTATTGATATGAAAGAAATCCAAAATTCTAAGCGTGAAGTGGTTTATGTTACGCCTTCTCATCAATTCCCAACAGGCTATGTTATGAATTTGAAGGTACGTACGCAGTTAATCAACTGGGCCCAGCAGCATCCGGAACGCTATATTATTGAAGACGACTATGATTCTGAGTTTCGTTATTTCAGCAAGCCGATTCCTGCCTTGCAAAGTTTGGATACCACAGGAAAGGTTATTTATATAAGTACCTTTTCAAAATCACTTTTCCCAAGTTGCCGTATCGCATTTATGGTGTTGCCAGAAGATTTAATGGAACGCTATCATCACTTACCCGACAAAGAAGGTACGACTGTCCCAGCGCCGATGCAATACATGATAGCAGAATTTATGGAAAAAGGTTCTTTCGAAAGACATTTGAATAAAATGCGTAAAGTCTATCGCTATAAGCTGACATATATTTTAGATGCTTTAGCCCCTTACAAAGACCAACTGCATATTGAAGGTGCAACTACAGGCATGCATTTTACACTCACCGTACAAAATGGATTATCTTTAAAGGATATTTTAAACAGAGCGCAAAAAAATCATGTGAAATTAACACCTTTGAATCGCTATATGAAAAAAAATAGTCGAAATAAATATATTCCTAAATTTATTATTGGCTTTGGCGGTATTAAAGATGAAGAATTAAAAGCTCATACAGAAGCATTACTTAAAACACTGACGATTTAG